A section of the Apodemus sylvaticus chromosome 10, mApoSyl1.1, whole genome shotgun sequence genome encodes:
- the LOC127693543 gene encoding polymeric immunoglobulin receptor-like — translation MIPRVISLWLPSALLLSRVPGCVPLCGPTSVTAIVGETLNVPCQYEEKFKTNFKYWCRVLFVLQCKDIVKTRGSEEARNGHVTIRDHPDNITFTVILESLILEDTGTICCWKKLGESLQGFPSAGCCTAQEVTGPVEVRGQEQGSLTVQCRYNPHWKYYNKFWCRGSHWNTCNFLIGTNISEQLVKKNRVSIWDNQTDLIFTVTMEDLRMRDAGIYWCGIMRAGYDPMFKVNVNIEPAPESSTMTTVATVLTSTPPTMEDTGQEHVTQGSPHTRSLLSSIYFLLMAFVELPLLLSMLSAVLWVNRPQRCFGGGDIGLVKTHGSDAQDRENDFPGDGSHKNCLMFPSLATITGPSPGNGTDILEYPTSSPVHTWPSVTTDDTIPDPNPQPRSLLSSLYFWVLVFLELPLFLSMLGADLWVNRPQRCSGGSNTRPCYENQ, via the exons ATGATCCCCAGGGTAATAAGTTTATGGCTGCCTTCAGCTTTGCTCCTCTCTCGGGTCCCAG GCTGTGTCCCTCTGTGTGGCCCCACCTCTGTGACAGCCATTGTGGGGGAAACCCTGAACGTGCCTTGTCAGTATGAGGAGAAATTCAAGACTAACTTTAAATACTGGTGCAGAGTGTTATTTGTACTACAGTGTAAAGATATTGTCAAGACTAGAGGCTCAGAAGAAGCTAGGAATGGCCACGTGACTATCAGGGACCATCCAGACAACATCACGTTCACAGTGATTTTGGAGAGCCTCATCCTAGAAGACACAG GAACCATTTGCTGCTGGAAGAAACTCGGAGAATCCCTCCAAGGTTTCCCCTCTGCAG GCTGCTGTACTGCTCAGGAGGTCACAGGTCCAGTGGAGGTGAGAGGTCAGGAGCAGGGCTCCTTGACAGTGCAGTGCCGATATAACCCACACTGGAAGTATTACAATAAATTCTGGTGCCGAGGATCTCATTGGAATACATGTAATTTTCTCATTGGAACCAATATATCAGAACAGTTGGTGAAGAAGAACCGTGTGTCCATCTGGGATAACCAGACAGACTTAATCTTCACAGTGACCATGGAGGATCTGAGGATGAGAGATGCTGGCATTTACTGGTGTGGAATTATGAGAGCTGGATATGATCCCATGTTTAAAGTTAATGTGAACATTGAGCCAG CTCCAGAAAGTTCAACTATGACCACCGTAGCCACAGTTCTGACATCCACACCACCAACCATGGAGGACACTGGCCAGGAACACGTGACTCAGGGCAGCCCCCACACCAG GTCCCTGCTGAGCAGCATCTACTTCCTGCTGATGGCCTTTGTGGAGTTACCCCTGctcctgagcatgctcagtgcTGTCCTCTGGGTGAACAGGCCTCAGAGATGCTTTGGGGGAGGTGACATTGGCCTGGTGAAGACCCATGGTTCTGATGCCCAGGACAGAGAGAACGACTTCCCAGGAGACGGAA GTCATAAGAACTGTCTGATGTTTCCATCCTTAGCTACAATCACAGGTCCGAGCCCTGGGAATGGTACAGATATCCTGGAGTATCCCACATCCTCACCTGTGCACACTTGGCCCAGTGTGACCACAGATGACACAATTCCTGATCCCAACCCACAGCCTCG GTCTCTTCTGAGCAGCCTCTACTTCTGGGTCCTGGTGTTTCTGGAGTTGCCCCTGTTCCTGAGCATGCTTGGTGCCGACCTCTGGGTGAACAGGCCTCAGAGGTGCTCTGGGGGAAGCAACACTCGGCCCTGTTATGAGAATCAGTGA